The DNA segment GCCCGGACGCTGTCGCTGTACGGCCTCGACGAGGACGACTACGACCACGTCTCGATCGCCGGCGGCGCCTACCTCAACGCCCTGACCGGCCAGGAACTCGTCGTCGTCGACGTGCTGAAGAAATACGCGTAAGGCGTCTCGTCGTTTTCCCGGCCGTTCCTGTCTCTCAGGAACCATTTCCTGGACACGATCGGCACGAACGCTCGTGTCGAGCCACCTCCGTCCGACTGCCTTTTTGACTTACCCGGCCGTACCTCCGCGTATGCAAGTTGGAGTCGTCTCAGATACGCACGACAACGGCGAGGTAGTCGAACGAGCAGTCGGGACGTTCCACGACGAGGGCGTCGACGCCGTGATCCACTGTGGCGACATCGTCGCGCCCTTCTCGGCGACACCGTTCGATTCGGCGGCCTTCGACTTCTACGCGGTCCGGGGCAACAACGACGGCGAGTGGAGCCTCCAGAACGTCGTCGGGGAGTTCGGCACATACCTCGGAGAGATGGGCGAATTGACCTTCGACAGTGCGGAGTTCGCGATCTATCACGGGACGAGCGAACCGATCGTGTCGGCCCTGATCGAGAGCGGCAACTACGACTACGTCTGTCGCGGTCACACCCACGAGCGCGTCCACGAACAGCAGAACGGAGCCATCCACCTCAATCCCGGTGGGATCGCGATTCCGGACGCACCCGAGGCGCCCGCCGTGATCGTCCTCGACACCGAAACTGGCGACGTTGAGTTCCACGATCTCGGGTGAGCCGTCGTGACTCGGGGCCGGATCAGTCACATAAAGTCCGCGTCCCCGGACTATTACATAAAGTCCGCGATTCCTGACTGTTTGTTCTTGTCGTTCTCGAATATTCGTTCGATCGAGCGTTCGAGAATCTCCAGACGCTGTTTCGTATAGGGGCGGCAGTCGAACTCCTCAGCGACCTCCGTGGCGGTGTCGATGTACTTGTTGACCGAGCCCTCGTGGACAGTCAGGTTGACCCGGCCGCCGCACTCCCGACACTCCCCCGACAGCGGAGCACGGCGGTACGACTCCCCGCAGTCGAGACACCGGTACTCCTGGCGGGAGAACGCCCGGAGGTTGCCGATCAGGTCCGGCAGGAAGTGATATTCGATGATCCGCTCGGCGACGTCAGTCTCATCAACAGCCCGCAGCTTCCGGGAGAGTTCGAGCTGGGCGTCCATCTTGTCCTCCATCGAGCCCAGGGTCTTGTAGGCCGACAGATCCGGTCCCATAGCGATGTCAGTGGTGTCGTGGGTGTGATCGAAGCCGG comes from the Halapricum desulfuricans genome and includes:
- a CDS encoding metallophosphoesterase — protein: MQVGVVSDTHDNGEVVERAVGTFHDEGVDAVIHCGDIVAPFSATPFDSAAFDFYAVRGNNDGEWSLQNVVGEFGTYLGEMGELTFDSAEFAIYHGTSEPIVSALIESGNYDYVCRGHTHERVHEQQNGAIHLNPGGIAIPDAPEAPAVIVLDTETGDVEFHDLG